The Cannabis sativa cultivar Pink pepper isolate KNU-18-1 chromosome 8, ASM2916894v1, whole genome shotgun sequence genomic interval TGTATAATTACATTCAAGAACACCATTATGAGATCCCatataactttaaaaaataattttaaaaatatgacTGATGGACCAATCATTATGTATaacaatactataaataataatgacattaaatgatgaTTTGGGTAATTACAGGACTATCAAGGTGTGGAAAGAGTTGCCGACTACGATGGATGAATTACCTTAGACCAGATGTGAGACGTGGTAATTACACAGCcgaagaagaaaatacaatcatCAAATTACATCAACAACATGGAAAAAAGTAAGTAACCATACATTTATACATAGaatgtaattaataataatatcaatTGATTATGTATAGTACACTTGTACTCATCGATCGTGATCATCTActtatttcaatttctttttaaaCATATGTAGATGGTCGATGATTGCTGCGAAATTGCCTGGAAGAACAGACAATGAAATAAAGAACCATTGGCACACCCACCTAAAAAAGCGTGCAATAACTAATAAttacaataacaataataatagtgATCACGatcaagatgatgatgatgatgaaaacccaacaaaatctCAGCATTCAAGTGGGTTATACTCTTCAGGGTGTGATAATCATAATCTCAATCATGATCATGGAGAATCATCAGAAGCTcaaagtagtagtagtagtagtactaTTACTGATCATGTCTCTCCTCAAATTCTGGAGAGCTCTCAATATTCATCTGCTCCATCAccccataataataataataatattaatagtaCTACTGGAAAGTACTGTAGTAGTACTGATGTTGGTATAGTACTACATGAGTCATTATTAAGTGATCATTATGAAGAGTACGATACCAGTTTCTGGACTGAACCATTTGTGGAAGATAATAAAGTGTTCATGCCCATCCAAGATGATCATCAGTACTACTATAGTACTACATATTTTGGAGATTCAGAAGCCAATAATATTGCCTCGTTTTATAATCTTTCATTGTATAATATTACTGATGATCAAGGGATGGTCAACGACTTCTTATATCATATAAATACTAGCTAGTATCTTAAACTATGTCCTGTACTCAATAGAGACGAAAATTTATGTATGGATCATCTCCATATGTAAGTATGTAACCAGTTTCTGTATCTATATATTGATAAGTTTTGATTAAAACATCTTAACAAAGCTGGCTCATCAGTTTTCATTACAATTATTTTAGAACATGTTGTAAAACTCTTTGGTCTTTGTGTTTCCATACTGTATAGTATCTTTAAATTTCTTTGTGTGCaatattctatatttatgtatgTTCCCATCCAGCAATTTGTAAGCTGGttggtaaattataaatgaTCTATTATtccttttattaataatttatttttaatttttagaatattttaaaatcaatgataacatttgttaaaaaataatcatactcatatgagttttttgaaaaccgatttaaaatagaataaatgctgaagagaataaataaaatataaagatCAAGACGagaatttttacgtggtttaaATATTAACGAACTCTAGTTCACAGGTTAATATATTTGGCTAGAAAAACCTTCGAGTATTACATTAGTGTTCTTGTCTGGTTTATGAATTCTAGCCCTTTGCATGAAGGGATTTTGTTATATTTAAAGGCTAGTGTTTTCATGTATTCAATGAGACCCAGCCCGTGATGTAATAGTTATCTGTACACGTGGAAATTAC includes:
- the LOC115698953 gene encoding transcription factor MYB14; this encodes MVRAPFIDENGVKRGAWSPEEDDKLRAYVERYGHWNWRELPKFAGLSRCGKSCRLRWMNYLRPDVRRGNYTAEEENTIIKLHQQHGKKWSMIAAKLPGRTDNEIKNHWHTHLKKRAITNNYNNNNNSDHDQDDDDDENPTKSQHSSGLYSSGCDNHNLNHDHGESSEAQSSSSSSTITDHVSPQILESSQYSSAPSPHNNNNNINSTTGKYCSSTDVGIVLHESLLSDHYEEYDTSFWTEPFVEDNKVFMPIQDDHQYYYSTTYFGDSEANNIASFYNLSLYNITDDQGMVNDFLYHINTS